A single Polycladomyces subterraneus DNA region contains:
- a CDS encoding tyrosine-type recombinase/integrase, whose translation MVRSGKRNKQREVPLNATVRESLTVYLDTLPADVEYMFLSEKTGKRLTERALRHLIKKYMRLAGLEGFSAHDLRHRFGYVMPEKTPLHRLAQIMGHDSLDTTMIYIQATREDLQAEVEKIA comes from the coding sequence GTGGTACGCTCAGGGAAGCGAAACAAACAGCGGGAGGTGCCGCTTAACGCTACAGTCCGGGAATCATTGACCGTATACTTGGACACTTTGCCGGCCGACGTCGAGTACATGTTTTTGTCAGAAAAGACTGGGAAGCGCTTGACGGAACGAGCCCTGCGGCATTTGATCAAAAAATACATGCGTCTGGCCGGATTGGAGGGATTCAGTGCTCACGATCTTCGGCACCGGTTTGGGTACGTGATGCCTGAAAAAACGCCGCTACATCGGCTGGCACAAATCATGGGTCATGACAGTTTGGACACCACAATGATTTATATCCAGGCAACGCGAGAGGATCTTCAGGCTGAGGTGGAGAAAATTGCGTGA
- a CDS encoding MaoC/PaaZ C-terminal domain-containing protein: MFDKYFEDYEIGEKWRSTRGRTITEADIVNFASFSGDWYPLHTDAEWAEKSPFRRRIAHGMLVLSAATGLNKMEPGYIAAFYGMDQVRFTAPTFIGDTIYVENEVVEKTDKGKHGVVTLCSAVKKQTGETAAVSIMKVLMYKRP; encoded by the coding sequence ATGTTTGACAAGTACTTTGAGGATTACGAGATCGGGGAGAAGTGGCGGTCTACCCGGGGACGGACGATCACAGAAGCGGATATTGTCAATTTCGCCTCATTCTCCGGGGATTGGTATCCTTTACACACGGATGCGGAGTGGGCGGAAAAGTCCCCTTTTCGCCGTCGGATCGCCCACGGCATGCTGGTCCTCTCCGCAGCTACAGGGCTGAATAAGATGGAGCCGGGGTATATCGCGGCCTTCTACGGGATGGATCAGGTCCGTTTCACCGCTCCCACCTTTATCGGGGACACTATTTATGTAGAAAACGAAGTGGTGGAAAAAACGGACAAGGGAAAACACGGGGTTGTTACCCTGTGTTCCGCGGTGAAAAAGCAGACAGGGGAGACGGCGGCGGTCTCCATCATGAAGGTTTTGATGTACAAGCGGCCCTAG
- a CDS encoding alpha-mannosidase — protein sequence MFWTEEKLANRIQELSEYRYREAIAIPTFRFLIDEKGEVGARPPKEGNWSTIKLGDRWTGRDLYAWLAAKIDVPANWKGRQILGRFDFGCTGGGNNSGFESLLYVNGVPYQGVDSNHQEVFLPQDVAGSTIELTFRLWSGLEGGGKPTPQEHRLQRAELTWLDEVVDDLYFTAKATLETVKLLDEGRPERLALLTALDRAFREIDWSRPGSDRFYNSVSEARDLLRSELKNMKKIHPVTVRCIGHTHIDVAWLWRLKHTREKVARSFSTVLRLMEKFPEYVFLQTQPQLYEYIKRDYPEIYEQIRSRVKEGRWEAAGGMWLEADCNLTSGESLVRQLLMGTRFLREEFGVECTYLWLPDVFGYSWALPQILKKSGIDTFVTTKISWNQYNRMPHDTFKWRGIDGTEVLAHFITTPEPDSDRGYYTYNGLITPATVQGIWDEYQDKEVNQELLLSYGYGDGGGGVNREMLEMRRRLHDIPGLPMVTTGRVDEFFKELQELVANTDQYVHTWDGELYLEYHRGTYTSQAYNKRMNRKMELLYRETEWLSVLSSVLGSGWSAYRQADINEGWKIVLRNQFHDIIPGSSIREVYEDSRLEYQEAERIAREVWNNSAASLTSGRSSRTFTVFNSSPWKRTDLVVIPLQSGMEMGQWRNAKGEVLEAQRSGDYWVVKVPELPSMGFTEIKFETGHQDSAEKIPFEVRPSGIITPHYEIEWNEQGQLVKVYDRGAEREVLADGARGNVFQVFEDKPMQYEAWDIDLYYQEKMREVHDLKSVKVTEVGPLRAVVRFEWTYMDSSIVQDLIVYRDSRRIDFATTVDWHERQQLMKVAFPVAVRATEATYDIQFGNVKRPTHWNTSWDYARFETVGHQWVDLSERGYGVSLLNDCKYGHDIKDNVIRLSLIKSAVYPDVEADQGKHVFTYSLLPHRGDWMEGNTVQEAWALNNPLTYVQGESIQPEFSLFRLSVDHVMVDAVKKAEDHDKIVLRVHEFSGRRGPVEIYSDLPIRYWQECDLMERVIGEQSTEPVIRFHIKPYEIKTFMVDMVRR from the coding sequence ATGTTTTGGACTGAAGAAAAATTGGCCAATCGAATTCAGGAGTTATCTGAATACCGGTACCGAGAAGCTATTGCCATACCAACTTTCCGGTTTTTGATAGACGAAAAAGGGGAGGTAGGTGCCCGTCCACCTAAGGAAGGGAACTGGAGCACTATTAAGCTTGGAGACCGGTGGACAGGACGCGACCTCTATGCCTGGCTTGCTGCAAAGATCGACGTTCCAGCGAACTGGAAGGGGCGTCAAATCCTCGGGAGGTTTGATTTCGGGTGCACCGGAGGGGGCAACAACTCCGGGTTTGAATCGCTGTTATATGTAAACGGAGTCCCGTATCAGGGAGTAGATTCAAACCATCAAGAAGTTTTCCTCCCACAGGATGTTGCGGGTTCAACGATTGAACTTACGTTTCGTCTCTGGTCTGGTCTCGAGGGTGGTGGGAAACCCACGCCACAGGAACACCGGTTACAACGTGCAGAGCTGACATGGCTTGATGAAGTTGTCGATGATCTGTACTTTACCGCAAAGGCCACACTGGAGACTGTGAAACTATTAGACGAAGGCCGACCGGAACGTCTGGCGCTACTGACTGCCCTCGACCGGGCATTTCGTGAAATTGACTGGTCCCGGCCCGGTTCTGATCGCTTCTACAACTCAGTTTCAGAAGCTCGGGATCTCTTGCGATCTGAATTGAAAAATATGAAAAAAATTCACCCGGTCACAGTCCGATGCATTGGCCATACCCATATTGACGTGGCATGGCTTTGGAGGTTAAAGCATACTAGGGAAAAAGTGGCCCGTTCATTTTCCACTGTTTTGCGTTTGATGGAAAAATTCCCTGAGTATGTCTTTCTTCAAACACAGCCTCAGTTATATGAATACATCAAGAGAGATTATCCCGAAATCTATGAGCAGATTCGCTCCCGTGTGAAAGAAGGACGATGGGAAGCAGCCGGGGGGATGTGGTTAGAGGCAGACTGCAACTTAACCTCTGGTGAATCACTGGTCCGGCAGCTTCTTATGGGAACCAGATTCCTGCGCGAGGAATTTGGAGTGGAATGCACATACTTGTGGCTTCCTGATGTGTTCGGATACAGCTGGGCTTTGCCCCAGATTTTGAAGAAATCTGGAATCGATACTTTTGTGACGACAAAAATCAGTTGGAATCAATACAATCGAATGCCACATGACACGTTTAAATGGCGGGGTATCGACGGGACAGAAGTATTGGCTCACTTCATCACGACCCCGGAACCGGACTCCGATCGGGGGTATTACACGTATAACGGGCTAATTACCCCAGCAACGGTTCAGGGAATTTGGGATGAATACCAGGACAAAGAAGTTAATCAGGAATTGCTGCTCTCTTATGGATATGGGGACGGCGGTGGTGGCGTCAACCGTGAGATGTTGGAAATGCGCCGGCGGTTGCATGATATCCCAGGATTGCCGATGGTAACTACTGGACGAGTGGATGAGTTCTTTAAGGAATTGCAGGAACTCGTCGCGAACACGGATCAATATGTCCACACATGGGATGGTGAGCTTTATCTTGAATACCACCGTGGAACATATACAAGCCAGGCTTACAACAAACGTATGAATCGCAAGATGGAGCTTCTTTATCGCGAGACGGAATGGCTTAGCGTATTGAGCAGTGTACTGGGATCAGGGTGGTCAGCTTACCGGCAGGCAGACATCAACGAAGGATGGAAGATTGTTTTACGGAACCAGTTCCATGACATTATACCCGGATCCTCTATTCGCGAGGTTTACGAAGATAGCCGACTGGAATATCAAGAAGCGGAAAGGATTGCTCGTGAGGTGTGGAACAATTCTGCTGCCTCCCTCACGTCCGGAAGATCTTCACGCACATTTACGGTTTTCAACTCTTCGCCTTGGAAGCGTACAGATCTGGTTGTCATCCCTCTCCAGTCCGGAATGGAAATGGGACAATGGCGAAATGCAAAAGGGGAAGTGCTTGAGGCGCAGCGCTCAGGGGATTACTGGGTTGTTAAGGTTCCGGAATTACCGTCTATGGGATTTACAGAAATCAAATTTGAGACAGGCCATCAAGATTCGGCGGAGAAGATTCCATTTGAAGTTCGCCCGTCAGGAATCATTACGCCGCATTACGAGATTGAATGGAACGAACAGGGCCAACTTGTAAAAGTGTATGACCGGGGTGCGGAGCGTGAAGTTTTGGCAGACGGAGCTCGCGGCAACGTGTTTCAGGTTTTTGAAGACAAACCGATGCAATACGAAGCGTGGGATATAGACTTATATTACCAGGAAAAGATGCGCGAGGTTCATGATCTGAAATCGGTTAAGGTGACCGAAGTCGGCCCGTTGCGCGCCGTTGTCCGGTTTGAATGGACGTACATGGACTCATCAATCGTACAAGACTTGATTGTGTATCGTGACAGCCGGAGGATCGATTTTGCCACGACCGTCGATTGGCATGAGCGGCAACAGTTGATGAAAGTGGCGTTTCCTGTTGCGGTTCGAGCAACCGAGGCAACTTATGATATCCAATTTGGGAACGTAAAACGGCCAACTCACTGGAATACAAGCTGGGATTACGCCCGCTTCGAGACTGTTGGGCACCAGTGGGTGGACTTGTCAGAGCGGGGATACGGTGTAAGTCTGCTAAATGATTGCAAGTACGGTCACGACATAAAGGATAACGTGATTCGACTTTCTTTGATCAAGTCGGCAGTGTATCCGGATGTAGAGGCAGATCAGGGAAAACATGTGTTCACGTATTCTTTGCTGCCACATCGTGGTGACTGGATGGAGGGAAATACCGTACAAGAGGCATGGGCACTGAACAATCCGTTGACCTATGTGCAGGGAGAGTCCATACAGCCAGAATTCTCACTTTTCCGTCTGTCTGTCGACCATGTAATGGTGGATGCCGTGAAAAAAGCGGAAGATCACGACAAAATAGTCTTGCGTGTACATGAGTTCTCAGGCAGAAGAGGTCCTGTTGAGATTTACAGTGACCTGCCCATTCGCTACTGGCAGGAATGCGACCTGATGGAACGGGTGATCGGTGAGCAGTCGACCGAGCCTGTGATTCGTTTCCACATCAAACCTTATGAGATCAAAACGTTTATGGTGGACATGGTACGGAGGTAA
- a CDS encoding ROK family protein — translation MSEPEAGCGIDMKGLYVGIDLGGTKIAGALVDKDGSILRRIRLETRVEQGPQAVIDRLVETIVKLTDGVRSSVKGVGVAVPGPLDSRSGVVFSPPNLPGWVNVPLRQALEDRLGIPVKLENDANAAAWGEYWFGAGQRQGTMIYLTVSTGVGSGLVLDGQLYRGENTFAGEIGHTIVDPEGPPCGCGRQGCLESLVSGTAIAKFGQTTDPSSLIHSLTAEDGEVVRAEHVFEAYRMGDAHAEIIVRQTARYLAIGLSNVIHIFNPGKIVVGGGVSRAVDVLFPLLQEQLDSYLMAPFRGTCEVESAALGEDAGVLGAAALWTD, via the coding sequence GTGTCGGAGCCGGAAGCTGGCTGTGGAATTGATATGAAAGGTTTATATGTGGGGATTGATTTGGGCGGCACCAAAATCGCCGGGGCATTGGTGGATAAAGACGGTTCCATTTTGCGCCGCATTCGGTTGGAGACACGGGTGGAACAAGGACCGCAAGCAGTTATTGACAGACTGGTCGAAACAATTGTCAAGTTGACGGACGGTGTGCGCTCCTCCGTGAAAGGAGTCGGGGTGGCTGTGCCCGGTCCGCTTGATTCCCGTTCGGGTGTAGTGTTTTCTCCCCCCAATCTGCCCGGATGGGTGAATGTACCGTTGCGCCAGGCACTGGAGGATCGTTTGGGCATACCCGTCAAGCTGGAGAATGACGCCAATGCCGCCGCGTGGGGAGAGTATTGGTTCGGTGCTGGTCAAAGGCAGGGCACGATGATTTACTTGACCGTGAGCACGGGTGTGGGCAGCGGTTTGGTATTGGACGGCCAGTTGTATCGCGGCGAAAATACGTTTGCCGGAGAGATTGGCCATACGATTGTCGATCCGGAAGGTCCGCCTTGCGGGTGCGGCAGACAAGGGTGTCTGGAGTCGCTGGTGTCGGGTACGGCCATTGCGAAATTCGGTCAAACGACGGATCCGTCGTCGTTGATTCATTCACTGACTGCGGAAGATGGTGAGGTGGTCCGCGCGGAACATGTGTTTGAAGCGTATCGAATGGGAGATGCCCATGCCGAGATTATTGTTCGTCAAACAGCACGTTACTTGGCGATCGGGTTATCCAACGTGATTCATATTTTCAATCCAGGGAAAATCGTAGTGGGCGGCGGTGTCAGTCGTGCCGTCGATGTGCTGTTCCCCTTGTTGCAAGAACAGTTGGACAGTTATCTGATGGCGCCGTTTCGAGGAACGTGTGAAGTGGAGTCAGCCGCATTGGGAGAGGATGCCGGCGTATTGGGCGCGGCGGCACTTTGGACGGATTGA
- a CDS encoding tyrosine-type recombinase/integrase, giving the protein MLRRRTPAKKSAEGIYVLDKVKIGKVDQWVMIRGTNKSHPVLLFLHGGPGAAQIGFARPFKKLEVSEQAQGWIDRFVSDLEAKEDLSPKTLKEYASDLRHIADWFEATWNSHREEETLFHPAGIATKTLIRYREYMHLNQNLKLATINRRLNTVKRFFDWAQQTGVVKIDVADAVKLVPEEKTSPQQMTDKEEADLVAAVQQHGSLRGRTIILLMLHTGLRTMEVCNLNLRM; this is encoded by the coding sequence ATGCTGAGGAGAAGAACGCCCGCAAAAAAATCTGCTGAAGGAATTTATGTTCTAGACAAGGTGAAAATTGGTAAAGTGGATCAATGGGTGATGATCCGCGGTACAAACAAAAGCCATCCGGTTTTGTTATTTCTGCACGGTGGTCCCGGCGCGGCTCAGATCGGTTTTGCCCGCCCTTTTAAAAAGCTCGAAGTCTCAGAACAAGCTCAAGGGTGGATTGATCGTTTTGTTTCCGATCTGGAAGCCAAAGAGGATTTGAGTCCCAAGACGCTCAAGGAGTACGCTTCCGATCTCCGACACATCGCTGATTGGTTTGAGGCGACATGGAACAGCCACAGGGAAGAGGAAACACTGTTTCATCCCGCGGGGATCGCCACAAAAACATTGATCCGGTATCGGGAGTACATGCATCTGAACCAAAACCTAAAGCTGGCGACGATAAACCGGCGATTGAACACAGTGAAGCGATTTTTTGATTGGGCTCAGCAGACCGGCGTGGTGAAGATCGATGTGGCGGATGCAGTGAAGCTGGTACCCGAGGAGAAGACGAGCCCTCAGCAGATGACGGATAAGGAAGAAGCAGACCTGGTGGCTGCCGTTCAACAACACGGATCACTGCGGGGTCGGACGATTATTTTGCTTATGTTACATACGGGACTACGCACAATGGAGGTTTGCAACTTAAACCTGAGGATGTGA